Sequence from the Leptospira noumeaensis genome:
ATAAACTTGGGAAAATGGAAAACTCACTTGGTTCAGTTACTGATAGCGCTGTCATGAGTATTAGAAGTCCAAGCCCAATACTCACAACAATTAGAACGTCTAAGATAAACCCTGGCAAAGGGACAATGAGCATTGCCAGAATCATTAGTGTTCCCACACCTAAAACTAAATCGGATTGTTTGAGTATGTCTCTAAAGTTCATTCGCTTATCCCATTCCTACTTTTTTTCTAAACTTTTCAAGAGTGATGAGGATTTGCACCACTGCATTGAAGAACTCTTGCGGTATTTCCTGACCCACTTCAACCTGCGCATACAAAAGACGAGCTTGTTTGGGACTTTCTACTATAGGAACATCGTTTTCACGAGCAATCCTTCTTATTTCGAGTGCTAGGCGGTTTTCACCTTTAGCAATCACACGAGGCGCAGAGTCTCTTCCCATCTCATAAGATAATGCCACAGAATAATGTGTGGGATTGGTAATGACAACGTCAGCTTTCGGGACTTCACGTAACATATTGCCTTGCATCATGTCACGAGCCAGTTGCATCCTACGATTTTTCATCACAGGATCTCCGGAATCTTCCTTCATCTCTCGTTTGGCTTCCGAAGGAGTTTGTTTGAGTGAATCTTCAAATTCCGATTTTTGAAAATAAAAATCTGCGACGGCAATCCCAAGTAACAAAAGTCCGGCGGCCATCATAATCTTAAATCCAGAGTAAGTAATGAGTGAGATGGCCTGCATCATCCCCATATTCCCTGTCAAAAGTACTTTGAGAAAATCTCCAGAAATTAATATGTAACTGATGACACCGATCATCACAACCTTAGCCAAAGACTTAAGCAAATTAAACAATGT
This genomic interval carries:
- a CDS encoding EscU/YscU/HrcU family type III secretion system export apparatus switch protein, with amino-acid sequence MKDWMRIVFAFENTEFGSWIKSLFGDLGLNLFFFKPNVQTEVLLADTRLATGYYEIQLQLFAAADEGRTEPPSERRRREEKEKGNVPKSNEVASTLVLLGGTGVLFILGDTFIRNTAIFIKKYLPMGMKLDRFGAEEFRVILSGVSRDFFNLLWPVLAITLVFAVVGNVVQVGFMFSPRALAFRFDRIKPNFKRVLPNRQTLFNLLKSLAKVVMIGVISYILISGDFLKVLLTGNMGMMQAISLITYSGFKIMMAAGLLLLGIAVADFYFQKSEFEDSLKQTPSEAKREMKEDSGDPVMKNRRMQLARDMMQGNMLREVPKADVVITNPTHYSVALSYEMGRDSAPRVIAKGENRLALEIRRIARENDVPIVESPKQARLLYAQVEVGQEIPQEFFNAVVQILITLEKFRKKVGMG